One Paenibacillus crassostreae DNA segment encodes these proteins:
- the gerD gene encoding spore germination lipoprotein GerD — translation MKPTGIRLIGLIIVLVTTLTACGAEQNSSSSMGYKEMKSMVVDILKSDDGKKAVEEALNSPSSESGGGGAGVLSMKMLSSASKEDIRTAVKDTITSPDYKKEIEKIMTDPQFAGDFAKSINSQSKELHQELIKDPTYQKAVADIMKSPEISKMFLDLTKTPDFRKQTMTVMSEAMQNPLFKMEVMELLKTVVQSELQPKVEKEKKSEEGGEGGGGGQGEGGGEEKKSEEGGE, via the coding sequence ATGAAACCAACGGGTATACGCCTCATCGGATTAATAATTGTACTTGTGACAACTCTGACTGCCTGTGGAGCTGAACAAAATTCATCCTCATCAATGGGATATAAAGAAATGAAATCTATGGTTGTTGATATTCTCAAGAGTGATGATGGAAAAAAAGCCGTGGAGGAAGCATTAAATTCTCCTAGTTCCGAAAGTGGCGGTGGTGGTGCTGGAGTATTAAGTATGAAAATGTTATCTTCAGCTTCTAAAGAGGATATACGAACAGCGGTAAAAGATACGATCACATCTCCAGACTATAAAAAAGAGATTGAAAAAATTATGACCGACCCACAATTTGCTGGAGATTTTGCGAAATCCATAAATTCACAAAGTAAAGAACTCCATCAGGAACTTATTAAAGATCCCACTTATCAAAAAGCGGTCGCTGACATCATGAAGTCACCTGAGATTTCAAAAATGTTCTTAGATCTTACAAAAACACCTGATTTCCGTAAACAAACCATGACTGTCATGAGCGAAGCTATGCAAAATCCCTTATTCAAAATGGAAGTCATGGAATTACTAAAAACTGTGGTGCAAAGTGAACTTCAGCCCAAAGTAGAAAAAGAAAAGAAAAGTGAAGAAGGCGGCGAAGGTGGTGGCGGTGGTCAAGGTGAAGGTGGCGGCGAAGAAAAGAAATCAGAAGAGGGTGGCGAGTAA
- a CDS encoding stage II sporulation protein M — translation MFKLSSFIKDIALIKRTMMLSTILFGIGILVGWISTDFIEQFINQQIEGIRQISQGLNESENPQWSYFKFIFLNNSIKSVLIIFFGIFLGILPMIFLMVNGMVLGYLVHSLAVQGESMFEVIVKGLLPHGIIEVPAIIIACGFGLRLGTLVWISIGQRNDGKRANLGQQWTYFFKRVGPNVVWIVILLFIAAIIESTVTLWLMQ, via the coding sequence GTGTTTAAGCTATCAAGTTTTATAAAAGATATTGCCTTGATCAAGCGAACTATGATGTTGTCCACTATATTATTTGGGATAGGTATTCTGGTGGGTTGGATTAGTACAGACTTCATAGAGCAATTTATTAATCAACAAATCGAAGGTATTCGTCAAATTAGCCAAGGCTTAAATGAATCAGAGAATCCGCAATGGAGTTATTTTAAATTTATATTTTTAAACAATAGTATTAAAAGCGTATTGATTATTTTCTTTGGAATATTCTTGGGTATTCTACCGATGATCTTTTTGATGGTTAATGGTATGGTTCTCGGATATTTAGTACATTCTTTAGCAGTTCAAGGAGAGAGCATGTTTGAAGTTATCGTGAAGGGACTATTGCCACATGGGATTATAGAGGTTCCAGCGATTATCATTGCTTGCGGGTTCGGACTAAGATTAGGGACATTGGTCTGGATTAGTATTGGTCAGAGGAATGATGGGAAGCGGGCAAATTTAGGGCAACAGTGGACCTATTTTTTCAAAAGAGTAGGACCAAATGTGGTATGGATCGTTATTCTGCTTTTCATTGCTGCAATCATTGAAAGCACGGTTACATTGTGGCTGATGCAATAA
- the pdaB gene encoding polysaccharide deacetylase family sporulation protein PdaB, which yields MKSFFYVLNWKKIKRFLLITAAAVFAIGVVYIERDQITVFSDGAPSAIYSVPTDKKIIALTFDISWGDTRPGPIIQILKDKNVRKTTFFLSSPWSKSHPDIVKDIKDSGFEIGSHGHKHVNYTTLSDEEIRNQISIANSVLTDMTGNEPKLLRLPNGDFDKRVLRIAENMNYKVIQWDTDSLDWKNIGVENIVERVVNKAHPGDIVLLHASDSSKQTHKALPIIIDELRKQGYEFVTVTELINQTEIKGKEVRDQALE from the coding sequence ATGAAATCATTTTTTTATGTGCTGAATTGGAAAAAGATCAAAAGGTTTTTACTCATTACCGCGGCCGCAGTATTTGCAATTGGAGTGGTTTACATTGAGCGAGATCAAATCACCGTATTTTCTGATGGAGCTCCCTCAGCTATCTACAGTGTACCCACCGATAAGAAAATAATTGCTTTGACCTTCGATATTAGCTGGGGTGATACAAGACCCGGTCCTATAATTCAAATTTTGAAGGATAAGAACGTACGAAAAACCACTTTTTTCCTCTCCTCACCTTGGAGTAAGAGTCACCCAGATATCGTCAAAGATATTAAGGACAGTGGCTTTGAAATAGGAAGTCATGGACACAAACATGTGAACTACACAACACTTAGTGATGAGGAAATTCGTAACCAAATCTCTATTGCTAATTCTGTATTAACCGATATGACAGGAAATGAACCTAAATTGCTAAGGTTACCTAATGGAGATTTTGACAAAAGAGTATTGCGGATTGCCGAAAATATGAACTACAAAGTCATTCAGTGGGATACAGATTCCTTAGATTGGAAAAATATTGGTGTTGAAAATATCGTTGAACGAGTAGTAAACAAAGCGCATCCAGGTGATATCGTCTTGTTACATGCAAGTGATTCATCCAAACAAACACATAAAGCATTACCAATCATCATTGATGAACTACGTAAACAAGGTTATGAGTTTGTGACCGTAACTGAACTGATTAACCAAACTGAGATCAAAGGTAAGGAAGTTCGTGATCAAGCTTTGGAGTAA
- a CDS encoding KinB-signaling pathway activation protein: protein MTLRKWFKLFWQALLVGAVVSVATGIVLSFEDGGISFNGFSDYVVYFVILFGYGVLASVYSQLGFFAYLILNYMGNGVFSKKGWQYIQMVLTVLALLELMFFRTFVGGQAGQSSDLILSIVILVVAIITALYKARMTNISAWIPTLFFMIGVTIIEIVGGLKINVDNATAFIVIPLLACNAFQILILHRVVQTEKS, encoded by the coding sequence GTGACATTAAGGAAATGGTTTAAATTATTTTGGCAGGCGTTATTGGTTGGTGCAGTGGTTTCTGTAGCGACGGGGATTGTGTTAAGTTTTGAAGATGGTGGTATCTCATTTAATGGATTTTCTGATTATGTTGTTTATTTTGTCATCCTATTTGGATATGGGGTGCTGGCGAGTGTTTATTCGCAATTAGGATTTTTCGCTTACTTGATATTGAATTATATGGGAAACGGTGTGTTCTCCAAAAAAGGTTGGCAGTACATACAAATGGTGCTCACTGTGTTGGCATTACTTGAATTAATGTTCTTCCGAACATTTGTTGGTGGACAAGCAGGACAGTCATCTGACCTTATCCTAAGCATTGTTATTCTTGTGGTGGCCATAATAACAGCATTATATAAAGCAAGAATGACGAATATTTCCGCATGGATTCCTACCTTATTCTTTATGATTGGAGTTACGATAATTGAAATTGTAGGTGGGCTCAAAATTAACGTTGATAATGCGACAGCTTTTATTGTGATCCCATTGTTAGCATGTAACGCTTTTCAAATATTAATTCTTCATCGTGTAGTGCAGACTGAAAAGAGCTAA